From the Lactuca sativa cultivar Salinas chromosome 9, Lsat_Salinas_v11, whole genome shotgun sequence genome, the window TCATTTTTTAAAGGAATAAGTAAAGGGCCAAGCTAGAGGATCAAGAAGATGGTGTTGGATCTGCTAAGGTTTCATCCTCAAAGCATCAGGGGAGGTATAAATCTCGATTCCTAACCTCTCCTTAGTGTAGATTTCTCATTTGTGGCTAATTAGAGCTTTTCTTCTTCATATCTTTTTGGAGCTTTGTGGATTTAAGAGTTGTGGGGAGGTttaacctcagatctggaccctagGAGGTCCCAAACGCCTTATGACCCATGCTTTTCTCAATTTTGTTGAAGCTTTTGGTGTGTACAACCCTTCTAGTTCATgtttttgacatatattgctTTAGATGCCATGCATGGGCGTAAAGTTAATGACTTTACGTGATTTCTGAGCCTCATGAGTGTAGATATGGAGTTTGGGAGGAGATTAGGCCCTGAAATCGTCTGTATGCTTGAGAGTTTgaatagactcgctgagtctagctgctgactcagcgagtagcctaGGGTTTGTCCCGATTAGCTAAGTCGCGtaatgactcgatgagtcggagggTTGACCCGTCAAGTTGGGTCAGCCAGAGGGCCCCTGAGATTcgatgagactcgacgagtcactataTGTACTCGACGAGTATGGTCAAGTTGGACCGTTGATTGAGTTgattttcgttgacttttagggtttggtcaacaattgggcTTTTGGgtcttggaggggtaaaatggtcttttacccttctgaggaatTATAAGGGggattaatctagcctttgagagtcgtTGTTAACTAGATGAAAATTGTTTATGTGATTAAGCGGAGGCTAGATTAGTATTCGAGATTAGAGATTATCCGAGttacccaaggtgagtcttctcaatatacaTTACCTAGAATGGTATCTATATGCAGATTCAGACCGGACCacagggtccaacgagctaccagactggagggtcccgctgagacacatcgaccggagggtcgtactttgttatagccttgagtggtgtatgtgttgtatgtggtattttggggaactcactaagcttcgtgcttaccgtgttatgtgttctgtATTTCATGTGCttatcaggatcgcgggaagacgtcggcatgatttgtacacactggcaggagattatgtttttgagattctgggatatgttttattgtgGTGACATCTAATAAACATGGAATTTTGGGAATGTTATATGAGTTTTATTGTGGttgaaaattgaatttttttttaaaaaattgacGTCGTTACAaggtgatatcagagccttggttttagggattcggatacgccttcgggtatgtctggactcaaactgaggatttgagagaaatttcaaaagaaacaatttttctaaaaatcagTAAGAGATTCTAAGAGAAAAACGATaaggagtagtgtgtacaatcaggcaGAGCCAGAAcggtgagttcccaaaatacccttactttgtagtgtgagatatttatgagatatgttatgagatattatgcatgctagagataggctatgtatttcatattttaggacgagagtggcctgatttgtgatacaTTAGCTTAGGAGTTGCTGCTATCTGTGATGCACTTTCAAGTATGTGCTAAGTGAGAGTATCCATTAGGAATCCTTGTagagagggatttgagtagaggagtaatctaggagggaTAACTAGATGAGCATTTGTGGAGCCTATCGAAAGAGTAACTAGATACCCGCGagggggtagagttgcagagttcggtgatatcttttgagtatgagtagagcaagtggagttatcacctagagTGGGTTTTACGTGTTTATTCGATgcctgaatgctacttgcttcgtgctttgtggaattctCGATGATAGGAATCAtctaccaagtgaatgtgacgatattcaggagatatatgactggcatcataaggagtttctcagTAGCTGATGGAAGAagagtgtgagaacctaggaagagcctaggatgTGACCTTAGTTAGATGAGTACGCTGACAGAGTAGAGCATTTTGCTGGGATGTGAGCACGCGTGTTGGGATTGGCGATCGAGGAGGttgaaggttgagcagctacttagggaatctgggatggtccgtgtagagagtatgggtagatgtggcaagtagtatgggcccatactactgaaagcagataaCCCATACCCGGTGCAGGGATTATTCCGGAGGAtctaagtagcagatcgagaggtggtgtcatggttcgagtaccatgataagtagcagattgacaggtggtgtcatggttcgagtaccatgataagtagtAGATCGAGAGGTGGTGTCACGGTTCGAGTACCGTGATGAGTAGCGAATCGAGATGTGGcatcatggttcgggtaccatgattcatagcagatcgagaggtggccaCATGGTTTGAGTACCGTGACACGTGGCGATTACTGATCCTGGTTTTACCGGTTATTCTGAGGTGTTTGTCTAGACCGAGAGCTGATGTGAAAGAGTATGGGGCCAGAAGGCCATGATGAACGAGTTTTAGTGAAGTATCCTttgagagggaaatcgagttagctcCGAGGGATTGTTGGTAAGAcaccagttggagtcgcaagactcagggatgagtagggaTGGTGCGTTATGGAAGAATACGGTCTGAGCTGGGCGACCAGccgatagtggagatgtcacATTCTGTGACCTGAGTGGTGCAAATTCTGTTTCCTGTGGGAGACGtaagaggtgttgagatttcGGTTTCTGATTTTGGGGGTGAGCCCTGTGGGATTGCACTGATAGTGATCTTTAATCAGTGTATAGGGCAGTAGGTCTGCTGCGAGGTAATGATATAGCTTGAACAGGTCGTTAGTGgagactgagatggtcaaggaccaggatACACCCTACTTGGGTATAGTAGGGCATGTGTGAGCTGCAACGTTGGTTGATCAAGAGGAAAATATCAGGGAGGTGGCTCTTAATATCCATGACGAGTATCGAGAGTGGTAATGTGGGTTCTGCTCTTATCATAAGTGTCGTGATGGAGTGTGGGTTAaggagtcgaggatgaggagAATGATAGTTTACTATTTCCAGACTAACAGTCAGGGTTGATACTGGACAATTGGGAAGCCCAGTGATGGAATGTGTGAGATTCTGACTGACTAGAGGAAGTCATGATGGGAAGTTCTAAGGATTCATCTCAGATTCGAGGTATTAGAAGTTGCTTGATCTCTGCCGGGGGGATCATCGAGCTTTGCGTAGCACCTTCCAAGAGTAGGTGCGATGTTACTAGTGGAAACAGTCTATGGGATAGATTGTTGGTGCGCCAAttggtggtggttcgaaccctaagtgggggagaaccaggtATTTTATTGATGGGATCAGATATTGTTCGAGAGCGGTTAAATATCTTGATATAAAGACCTGCGGTGCGGATTCATGAGTCCAGGGTTATCGCGACCGAGGCTAGGTGCAGAGCGTGATAATGCAGGTGGTATGTGTTTGAGAGAGGATGAGGGAATTGGAAGATTCTTTGTGCCCCGTGCTTTTCGGGGTTAGCATATGTCGAGTTCGAGTGCGACCAGGTAGCTGTTTTGCGGATGCAATAGCTGAGATTTGCAAGTGAAGGTGTAGATTGTAATCTATACCCCCGGAAGGGCAGCCGTGGATTCGTCAACCAGTTTCAAGGTCGGTATGAGTAGTTTCGAGCAAGGAATGATCAGtaaagagggtgttgtgatactgcggggagccgtagtactcactagtcaacgAGAGGgtattgtgatactgcggggagtcgtagtactcactagtcagtgagagggtgttgtgatactgaggggagccgtagtactcactagtcagcgagagggtgttgtgatactgcggggagccatagtactcactagtcagcatgagggtgttgtgatactgtggggagccgaagtactcactagttagcgaGAGGgtattgtgatactgcggggagccgtagaactcactagtcagcgagagggtattgtgatactacggggagccgtagtactcactagtcagcgagagggtgttgttatactgtggggagccgtagtactcactagtcagcgagagggtgttgtgatattgcggggagccatagtactcactagtcagcgagagggtgttgcgATACTACAGGGAGCCacagtactcactagtcagcaagagggtgttgcgatactgcagggagccgtagtactcactagtcagcgagagggtgttgtgatactgcggggagtcgtatTACTCACTAGCCAGTAAGAGGGTGTCATGGTGAGGCAGGGAGCCGCATTATTTGTTGATCAGAGCATGACGCAGGAGAGTTCCTAGACTTGAGTAGTCTTATTGGGTTGAGTATTCGGGAGCCTGGAGGCCAGATCCGAAAAGAGACGGCGGTCTCTATATTTGTCGGGAATCGTTATACTCTGATTTGAGTTGTGGTTGTCGCAACTCAAGGGAATTGGAGAAGAGGTATGCGTGCGGGTTGCGGGTCATGAGTTGTGAGTTGAGTGCTTCATTGGATCGAGCGGTTCCAACTCTAGGTCAGACCAAACTCTCTAGTCTAAGTTTGGCTCTGGTGGTGCGTTGGGTAGGCGGAATGAGATTCTGGATTTTGAGGTGGATTCCATGTTGAGGGGAATTGTTTatcatctgatgtcttagacctgtgTAGGTCAGTACTCGGGTACGGGAATTACCACGAGATGCATGGAACTATGAGCAGTAGACGACAGAGGAAAGGGTCGAGTTGATTTTTAGTGGGGGTGTACcattcgcttggggtaaagcaaacttcatgacttgtgtgtcacaatggTCCGGTGTAGTTATAGGGAGGAGGAAACCATTGGGGCGGTTGGGATAGTGCAATGGATGGCCTTGGAGGTCCAACTACTGGGTCGGGAGATGACCTGGTACTCGGTGTTAAAAAGGGATATGGGGAATGGAGCTGAGGCTTTGACTTTTAGATGTCTGAGGACAATTCTGCGCGAGCACGATTATTCTCTCGTGTCTGAGGGCTGAGTGTTGAGAATTCATTGTTCGGATGGGTTCCGATGGCAGTTGAGTGGATGAGCCCTGGTGGGACGTGAACCCTTCCGTTTCTTGGGGCGTGATTCACATCGTTGCTATGTTTGGTATGAGTGATTGCTAGAAGATTGTTGGTTTTCGTTTGGAAGAAATCAGAGGAGCAGGGAGTTATCAGGGTTTGTTGATTCAAGTAACAAGTAGTGTGGTGGTAGTTCGAATGGGCGGTCTGACGACGGGTCAGGCCACTAGAGATTCTAGATTTTGAGAATGTTAGAAAGGAGTATCATAGCGGCAAAAGGGTTGGTCTTGTGTCGGACTTGGGATTTTTGTGAGGATTCCGGAGCCCATAGGAAAGATATCGGTATAGTACGAGAACGTTTCGGTGGTGCCTTCGGGTTGTTGGATTCAATATATGTGTGattaaggagtgatttcgaggacgaaatctaattcaagttggggagaattgtaacatcctattaTCCGAGGTATGGCAATTTGAAATATGGGCATAAGTTTGAGTGGGGGACTCAACGAGCTGActcctcaactcgtcaagttgggtcGCGGCTAGGAGACATGTCAaatggatggactcgacgagtcaggtatttgactcaccgagtcagcgctgtggacaaaaaccctaaatccttgggccagagacctatttaaaggcccttaaggcCTCATATTGCGGCTACTCCTctggaaggaaaccctaaaccgTGTGTGAGAGCTTGGAGTGAAGAAGAAAGCTATTGTGAAGCTTTGTGGTCATTTTTTAAAGGAATAAGTAAAGAGCCAAGCTAGAGGATCAAGAAGATGGTGTTGGATCTGCTAAGGTTTCATCCTCAAAGCATCAGGGGAGGTATAAATCTCGATTCCTAACCTCTCCTTAGTGTAGATTTCTCATTTGTGGATAATTAGAGCTTTTCTTCTTCATATCTTTTTGGGGCTTTGTGGATTTAAGAGTTGTGAGGAGGTttaacctcagatctggaccctagGAGGTCCCAAACGCCTTATGACCCATGCTTTTCTCAATTTTGTTGAAGCGTTTGGTGTGTACAACCCTTCTAGCTCATGTTTATGGCATATATTGCTCTAGATGCCATGCATGGGCGTAAAGTTAATGACTTTACGTGATTTCCGATCCCCATGAGTGTAGATCTGGAGTTTGGGAGGAGATCAGGCCCTGAAATCGTCTGTATGCTTGAGAGtctgaatagactcgccgagtccaactgctgactcagcgagtagcctaGGGTTTGTCTCGAATAGCTGAGTCGCGTAATGACTCTATGAGTCGGAGAGTTGACCCGTTGAGTTGGGTCAGCCAGAGAGCCCCTGAGAGTCGAtgagacttggcgagtcactatatgcactcgacgagtctggtcaagttggaccgttgactgtgttgactttcgttgactgtTAGGGTTCGGTCAACAATTGGGCTTTTGGgtcttggaggggtaaaatggtcttttacccttctgaggaatTATAAGGGggattaatctagcctttgagagtcatTGTTAACTAGATGAAaattgtttatatgattaggcggaggctagatcaataTTTGAGATTCGAGATTATCCGAGttacccaaggtgagtcttctcactatacattacctagattggtatctatgtgcagattcagaccggaccagagggtccaacgagctatgaccgtaccagagggtccaacgagctacgagactggaggttcccgctgagacacatcgaccgaagGGTCGTACTGTGTTATAGCCttaagtggcgtatgtgttgtatgtggtattttggggaactcactaatcttcgtgcgtaccgtgttatgtgttctgtgtttcaggttcttatcaggatcgcgggaaggccccAGCATAATTTGTACATACTGGCAGGAGATTATGTTTTAAAGATTCTGAGATATGTTTTATTGTGGTGACATCTAATAAACATGGGATTTTGGGAATGTTATATGAGTTTTATTGTGGTTgaaaattgaaaaattgtttttaaaattcACGTCGTTACAGTTGGGTTCGGGTTCAACCCATTTATTAATTGGGTTGAAGATTTCAACTCAACCCAACTTATTACGCCACTTAAAATAGTTTCAAACTTAAATAAAATATCAAAGTATGAAAAAAAActcaattataattcataaatacaaagaaattgttcaaataacattaaaaatatgtaattttgaaatgtttttggAGAATAACCAGTGTTGTAGGCCAAAAAAAAAGGATAAAAATTAGAATTGCTCCAACattgtaatttataaattaatattcAGATTAataaataatgatattttaaataattattaaataaaatatatattaaaattaaatgagTTAATGAATTGAAAACATATTGATAATTTTTACCTAATACAATCTATTTAATTAAATAGGGTAAGCAAGTTGACTCAACTTAAATGAGTTAAAAATCTAAACCAAATCTACTAATTTTAGATTGTTCTTGGATTAAATTGATAAGTTAGATCGAGTTTTATCGACTCTAAAAGATCATGGGGCACGAAGAACCAAGGCTCATGTCATTTCCCACCTCACCACACTCATCACACCCTCGGGTGTGAACGCACCAAAACGTTAGTGTAGATGGTACACCCAATACTTTACGAAATATAATTTTGTAATATGATAAGTGATTTTTATTGGCACATATTTGAGGGTTTTCCACTCCAAATGGTCGAGTCCAAGAAGACCAAGACATGCGACGACCGGGTCTGGATGTTTCGATCGACCAATCCCTGTTTGTGCCCCACTAATAAGGACGCTTTTTGAACTTTTGTAGGGCAGAAcaaataaatgtattttattgTACATCTGACAAACTTTTGTAATATAGTGTGCATTCCGTATCAACAAACATGGGCCTCTCTGGGTCCAGCGAAAAGTCGTATGATAATTTATGATCTTGTGTTCAGATTTGATAAGACcataaaataattttaatttttggtATTTTATACATACAGTTACAATGATACAATACTACAACTTTTAGTATATTTAAACCTTTACATACTACCCCACATCAATAATTTCAAAAGGCAACCCATTATCTTCAAAGGTCTTTCATGCACAAGTAATAAAAGAATTGTGGTTGAGACTTAGACTTGAGATTTGAGATTGGTCAAACAAAAAAAGACAACCCTCATCCACCTTAAAAGAATCCGATCAGCTACTTACCAGTCATACCTCCACCGGGGCTAACCAGACAAAGTCACAGCCAAATTACATTTCTTTCTTCCACCGGAAAAGTAGCCAAGAATCCGACACCACCCCTTTTGCTAGCTTCATTTCATATGTAAGCTGAACAATTAAACGGTTTCATATATGTAGTTCTCTACAATACTACTTTTCATATATGAATTCCACCGGATAACTTTTTTGACATTTGTAATCGTCTTTTATAGAGCTCCCGGATTGTTTCGTATAAGTTCTTGCGATGACACCTGAAAGTAAAACAAATGCTTCACCAAAAGATTCAAAGAAGCCACGTTTAACCGATCAAGCAGCTTCCGTCAAGAGAAAAAGATTCCGGCGAATCAAAAGTGCCCCACTTGCGGATTCTTTTGGTTCCGATTTCAAAAAAGCCGTTGCATCTCTTCCACGACCCAAGTCTGTTTTTGACCATTTTTACCCGAGTTACTGGAAGATAGGTATCGTCTTCTTCGCATATCTAGTTGCAGGTATGGTTTGCTTTCATCTAGCTAGACACCAGATTTCCGGAAAGAAAACAAACAGCATACTCGATGCACTTTACTTCACTGTTGTAACAATGACATCAGTCGGATATGGAGACCTTGTTCCCGCTAGCACTCTCACAATACTTCTCGCTTGTCTTTTTGTTGTCTCGGGGATGGTGATTGTCGGGGTTGTTTTAAGTAAAGCAGCTGATCTTTTAGTCGAGAAACAAGCAAACTTGCTTGTGAAAGCGATGCACATGAATGAAACCATCGGTGAAGCAGAAATCCTTAAAAAGATCAAAACGAAGAGCGTGAGACACAAGTGTATAACCTTGCTTGTGTTCCTTCTTGTATTTATGGCTGCAGGAACAGGAATTTTACTTTCTGTTGAGGATTTGAACTTCATTAATGCGTTCTATTGTGTTGTTGCGACGCTTACTGGACTTGGTTACATAGATAAATGCTTCTCGACAACAGGTGGACGTGTTTTTGCTCTTTTTTGGATCTTGTTAGGTACTCTCTATGTAGCTCAATTGCTGTTTACTTTTGCTTTATTACACACTGAAAGAAGGCAACGATCGTTGGTCAAATGGGTTCTTAAAAGAAAAACAACGGTTTCTGACCTCGAGGCAGCTGATTTTGATGGTGATGGCATCGTTGTGTAAGTAtagataattaattaagaacCATTGTTTAATAGGAACATGTATTCTTGGAGATAATAAGACTCTTACATGGTGTTTAATTATGTATTGTTCATTTAAACAGAGCTGCTGAGTTCATTGTCTTTAAGCTAAAAGAGATGGGGAAGATCAATGAAGATGATATCACACCCATCATGGATGAGTTTGAGACACTCGATTTTGACAAAACTGGAACGTTAAC encodes:
- the LOC111888117 gene encoding two-pore potassium channel 1 encodes the protein MTPESKTNASPKDSKKPRLTDQAASVKRKRFRRIKSAPLADSFGSDFKKAVASLPRPKSVFDHFYPSYWKIGIVFFAYLVAGMVCFHLARHQISGKKTNSILDALYFTVVTMTSVGYGDLVPASTLTILLACLFVVSGMVIVGVVLSKAADLLVEKQANLLVKAMHMNETIGEAEILKKIKTKSVRHKCITLLVFLLVFMAAGTGILLSVEDLNFINAFYCVVATLTGLGYIDKCFSTTGGRVFALFWILLGTLYVAQLLFTFALLHTERRQRSLVKWVLKRKTTVSDLEAADFDGDGIVVAAEFIVFKLKEMGKINEDDITPIMDEFETLDFDKTGTLTVSDLLFSQSSLPASDVLTARVSF